A window from Saprospiraceae bacterium encodes these proteins:
- a CDS encoding right-handed parallel beta-helix repeat-containing protein: MRFIFLVMFIVFYLDSTAQFDKIKKSVSNAANVISNTGKDVKEVKESAAQKETKPSTGQNTVKSSNEIQNSDGNHYYIRPDGKGKDATKDAPAKDIAAIAMQLKAGDVVHVAAGVYTSKADQSSDVFSVPISIIGGYSLDFTMRDPWGKYKSVFSGSNDISKGLTTERVGILTDKGFKDWKGEIVIDGIIVDNGARNYYTDTKEEFIKRKASPEKGMNPTPNTPGIKIRTGSGTKVIIRNCVVTNTAPTQGAIDVQVGKDGKAIIENNLVVNNTGEGIMCKSNHHGSSGHPSYELRNNTILFTWKYDAIASFGGNSLMFDNALTLVAENNVFGFSDFGGVNNVKQCKTVTLKNNLFVGHKKYDYQEFGTGLKLDEMEDYANFITKQSTNNYSREIKLYINKSWAEKYFNRVEISRAEVDAAAKVSNSGTNQLRAMFGLPLQASAVKMDASIWLHRMSLDDAIKLGITPYGNNAGCSVPTN, translated from the coding sequence ATGCGTTTCATATTTTTAGTAATGTTTATTGTCTTTTACCTTGACTCAACAGCACAATTTGACAAAATCAAAAAGTCTGTCTCTAATGCTGCGAATGTAATTTCAAATACAGGCAAAGATGTTAAAGAAGTAAAAGAATCGGCTGCACAAAAGGAAACAAAACCTTCCACAGGACAGAACACAGTAAAATCCTCTAATGAAATACAAAATTCTGATGGTAATCACTACTACATTCGACCTGATGGGAAAGGCAAAGATGCTACGAAAGATGCTCCTGCCAAAGATATTGCAGCTATAGCAATGCAACTTAAAGCAGGTGATGTAGTACATGTGGCTGCTGGTGTGTATACAAGCAAGGCTGATCAATCATCTGATGTCTTTTCTGTTCCCATATCAATTATTGGCGGTTATAGCTTAGATTTTACCATGAGAGATCCATGGGGTAAATACAAAAGTGTATTCAGTGGCTCCAATGATATCAGTAAAGGTTTGACCACAGAGAGAGTCGGAATTCTGACAGACAAGGGCTTTAAAGACTGGAAAGGAGAAATTGTCATTGATGGTATCATCGTAGATAACGGAGCCAGAAACTATTATACAGATACAAAGGAAGAATTTATCAAAAGAAAAGCCAGCCCCGAAAAAGGAATGAATCCAACGCCCAATACGCCAGGTATAAAAATAAGAACCGGGAGTGGCACAAAAGTCATCATTAGAAATTGTGTGGTTACTAATACTGCTCCCACTCAAGGTGCCATAGATGTGCAGGTAGGTAAAGACGGGAAGGCCATTATCGAAAATAATCTGGTGGTAAATAATACTGGAGAAGGCATCATGTGCAAAAGTAATCACCATGGATCCAGCGGGCACCCTTCATACGAACTGAGAAATAATACCATACTTTTTACCTGGAAATATGATGCTATTGCCAGTTTCGGAGGAAATAGTCTGATGTTTGATAACGCACTCACCCTTGTTGCTGAAAATAATGTATTTGGATTCAGTGATTTTGGTGGCGTCAATAATGTAAAACAATGCAAAACAGTCACTCTGAAGAACAATCTCTTTGTTGGCCATAAGAAGTATGATTATCAGGAATTTGGTACGGGACTCAAACTGGATGAAATGGAAGACTATGCCAATTTCATAACCAAACAGTCAACCAATAACTACTCCAGGGAAATAAAACTTTATATTAATAAGTCATGGGCTGAAAAGTACTTCAACAGAGTAGAAATTTCCCGCGCAGAGGTTGATGCCGCAGCAAAAGTATCCAATAGCGGAACCAATCAACTCAGAGCTATGTTTGGACTGCCGTTACAGGCAAGTGCAGTAAAGATGGATGCCAGCATCTGGCTTCATAGAATGTCACTGGATGATGCTATAAAACTCGGAATTACACCATATGGCAACAATGCCGGATGTTCAGTTCCGACAAACTAA